The Vicugna pacos chromosome 32, VicPac4, whole genome shotgun sequence genomic sequence GGGCCTGGGATGGAGAAGGCTGGTTGTGTGAAGGCTGCCTCATGAGGAAAAAAGATGGCTGGGAGCCCTGATGGGGGATGCAGGTCCTGGGGCCAGACCACAATCTCGGGGCTGCCAGCCTGGGTCTGGCTCTGTGCCCAGAGCCCGGTGGTTTCCGCTCACAGATGTCCCAACAGCCCTGGCGAGAGGGCGGGAAGGGCACTCAAGAAGGAAGATGTCTCGCTCCCTCAGCCCCAAACCACAGTGGCCTGTGAGGCCAATGACTCCTGGGCCAGGCCGGGGCAGCAGGACctctgggggcccagctggtgggctCTCCCCTCCATCCCTGCACAGCCCCCTGCAGCAGGCACGGACCCCTTGCTCCCTGCTCGCCCAGGAAGGCTGAGGCTGCGGTTTGCATCATCCTTGGGCGTAGGGCTGACCTCGAAGAACGAATTCgaagaaaagaggaggaggagcaggcatGCCACCGCAACCCGCGCCCATTGGCCGCCTGTGGAAACTTTGGTTTTTGGGGTCATGTTCCCAGAaggcctgccctccccccaccccctccccacccacctcacGAGGTGTTGGCCAATCGCCCTGGCGGGCATAAAGTGGCTGCCAGCCCGCAGGGCTCCCAGCCGGGAGGTGTCACCCCCAGCAGGCGCGGGCCCGAGCTCGGTCAGCCAGCATGCGGCCACAGCTTGTGCAGAGGACCCTGCTCAGTAAGTACTTCCTTCCTTCCCGCCAGCACCTGCTTGCCGTGCTCACAGGCACCAATGGGGAGCAGGGCCGCCCTCTGTCCTCTGGGAACTGGGGAGGCCAGGCACTAGGCAGAAGGATGCTGAGCCGGGGAGAGAGCCAGGGGTCAGGCAAAGACAGGGGTCCACTGAGAACACAGCATCTTCACAGAGTGGAGAAGGGTATCCCTGGAGGGTTTCCAGGGTGAGGTGATGAAGGGTCCACTCTGGGAGCAAGGGAGTGAGGGAAGGGGCTCCGCTTGGGGAGAAGCCAGGGAAGCAGGAAAGGGGTAGGAGATgtgctggggcagaggaggaagcCACAGAAGTTGAGTGGGAACATGGTGTGATGTCTGGAGGGGTTGCGGGACCTCCTTCTTGCCCTGATTCGCTGGCTCTGGGATGGTTGGACGCAGTCAGCTGGGCCCGGGGGTTCTGGAGCCCACACAATCACACAGCACACATAGCCACACCCACAGGGTGACATGCACACAGAGCCACGTGATGTCATCGGGAGCCCTCAATCTCACCAATCTGGGAACCCCCACGTGCAGCCCGGGGCCCCTGTGGTGGATGGGACACAACGGCTGTGTGTAGCCAGCTCTTCCCTCGAGCCTCACACAGCCCCAGACGCACATCTCTGCAGGCACCCCAGTCCCACATGCGCTGTGCTCACCCCCGCCCTGCCCAAACCCAGCAGCTGGTACCTGGGGAGGCAAAGAGGGGTGCTTTGTGGTTACCGTGCTTGGGCGCCCAGCTCCACGGCTTCCCCAGCAGTGTCTTCCCCAAGGGGCCATGGCTCTTAGGAAGGGAACATGGTGTCACTGCCTTCCGGGCCATTGCGCCACAGGCCCTTCCGACCACGTGGCTGCCGGTGCCCGGTGGGTGAGTGGTGGGGGGAGGCGGCAAGTGGTGACTGCGCCTGACCCCCAGAAGGGTCAGACTCACAGCATCTCTGGTGGGCCTGACAGAAGTGGCCACTCATGTGGAGAGGAGAGAGGCGTGAGAAGTTGGGGGACAGGCCAGCCTTAGGTGACCTGAGCAAGCCCTCCTCCTTTGGTGCCTTGGTTTTCCTGTCAATAAAATGGGGCATAGACTTGATTCCACACACATCCTTTCCAGACGGAACCTCTGGGTGGAAAGGCAGCCTCCCTTGTTTCTGCAAACATAGCTCAGGGCACAAGGCTGCTCCTGGGCTGCAAAGCTCTCCAGAGCCCACCTGCACGGGCGGCCCAGGGGCCTGCAGCAATGGCCACCCCTTAGCCCAGAGGTCTGGAGGGGAGCAGCCCCAGCTGGGCTGCCCTGTGGTCGACAGGCTTGGCTCCAGCCGGACCCCACCACCTCTTCTCAAAGGCCTGCTCGGTGAATTGCCGCTGCTGGGTCGGGTGCTGGGCACTGACTCACTGGAAAGGTGGTGGTGGCCCCGGGAGGTGCTCCCAGGCAGGCCCACAGGGCACCACGACCTGCATCCTCTGAGGCCCTCTTGAGCACCCTCCCCTCCGAAAGCCACCCACCTGTGGCTTCCTCACCAAATCAAGTGACATGTCCCCTCTCTGCCCCAGGTCTGGTCCTCGGACTCCTGTTCCTGAGCACGGCAGCCACTGGCAAGTGCTCAGGCAAGTACCATGAGCTCCTCCAGCAGCTCCAGAATCAGGCGGACCTCATGCAGGACaccagcacactcctggaccCCTACGTGAGTGCTCAGGCCCCTGAGTCTCAGAGAACTGCGGGGTTAGGGCAGGAGCGAGCCCGGGAGAAAACCAGGCCCATCCCCCACTCAATATGGGGCTGGTGGGGAAACCAAGTCCCCATGTTACTTTAGGACCATGTTGAACGTTCCAGGCCTGAACCTGAGATGCCTGGGAGACAAGGCAGCTTCCCCAGCTCAGTGGGCCTGGAATGTGACCCCCCAACTCCATCACATCATTTATCCCTTTGCCCAGTGTGCTCATTGCACACCTACCATGCGCCTTGTTCTAGGCACCAGGACGTAGTGGTGAACaaaacagccctgccctcctgagTTCCCGTCACCTCCCCACCGAAATGCCCCATGCCACAACCACCGCCTGTGTGGTCACCCCCTCCAACCCCCAGTATCCCTCTGACCCTGCCTGCCATGACCCAGGAGTCCTCTCCcttctggggcctcagtttctggCTCTGGACAATGGGAGGATTGGATAGGGAATGCATGAGGTCAAGCGTTTCAAGGCTGACTGGAGcggacacgtgtgtgtgtgtgtgtgggggggctccAGCACTCATCTCCCCGATTGTCCTTCCCCCTCCAGATCCACTTGCAAGGCCTGGATCAGGCTGGACTGAAGGAGCACTGCAAGGAGAGCCCCGGGGCCTTTCCCAGCGAAGATGCCCTGCGGGGGCTCAGCCAGCGGGGCTTCTTGCGGACCCTCAATGCCACGCTGGGCCACGTCCTGCACAGACTGACTGCTTTACAGCAGGATCTCACCGTAGCCCGGGAGCAGGGGCGGAACATTCGCGGCTTCAGAAGTAACATCCACTGCATGTCCCAGCTGCTTCGAGGCTCCTCGGAGATGGAGACAGCTGAGCCCACTCAGCCGGGCCCGGGGGCCACACTGCCACCCACCCCCGTCTCAGACACCTTTCAGCACAAACTGCAAGGCTGCAGGTTCCTGCATGGCTACCACCGCTTCATGCACTCGGCGAGGCAGGTCTTCAAGGAGTGGGGGGATAGCCGGTGCCGGAGTCGGAGCCGGAGACATAGGCCCCCCCGGGCTCTACAGAGGGGGGCCCGCAGGATGCGACCCTTCAGGAGGGATGAGAGACTCATGCCCAGGGGCCAGCTGCCCCGGTAGCCTCAGGGGCGCCCCTGCCAGGTGAAAGGTCAGCAGGTACTCTGCTGGATGGTGCTGCCTGGGGTCTCCCAACCTGCTCCTCTCCGTTCCCCACCTCTCAGAAGTGCACTttaaggggtgggggctgggtagCCCCTCTACCTCCTTTGGGCTGGGTGGACAGGGTCAGGCTGCTGAGCCTTGTCCAGCCCTGAGTTCCCCAGCCCTGGTGGGGTGGCCAGGTCAGGTCCACACGGGGCCAACTTTCCATTGATTCAGGGGTCTGATGACACAGGCTGACTCATGGCCAGACTGGCTGCCCCCCCTGCTCTGCTCCCCGGAGGCCGACCGGATTGTCCCTCTCATGACTTGTGGGGCTGTTGCCCCCAGACTTCCTCCTTTCCATAGTGGCTTGGTTCGGAGGGGGAGGTCagggcctgagctggcctcctCTGCCTCATCACTGCTCTCAGCCAGACACCTGGGTGTCTGGGTGACCTCACTTTAGGCAGTTGTGATGGGAGCAGAGGACACAGAAGGAGCACTGATCTGGGGGTTCCAAGGAAGGAGGCTCAGACCCCAATTTGTTGGCCCCTAAATTGCTGTGTAGCCTCAGTGAGGCCACTttacctctctggacctcagctttCTCTTTGTGATTCAAGGGGGTTTGGGACATGTAAATCCATCTCTGCCTGTCAATTGCTGGGATTCTGTGACATAGGTTAGATATCAAATTTTCTCCATACATGGGGACATGTGATATAAACGGACACTGGGTACAGACTTGAGTTCTTTGCAGGAGACCTCCTAGAGCCTGGAAGTCTGGATCCTGGGTCCTGGCTGCTCCCCCTGGTGGTGCATCATGGTATTTTCTCATGCTGAAACCATTGCCCTCTGGGAGGGGGTCCCAGAAGCTGCTGGGCCAGTTCCTTGGAGGGACATGACtaatttatagatttttattagtttttatctGTTTATCCTATTTATAAGGCTTATTTATGATGTGtatttaatgttaatattttgccaacatatatttaaaacttGCCTGGTTTCTAAAGCCCTTGTGTCTCTGTTGCTTCTTGGGAGAGAATTTGGGGGAGCCTGGTCTCTTGGAGAGGGGAGTCCCTAGGTGGCAAGGCCACCAGTATCCACCACTGAAGCTTGGGCTGGGGTTCTTTGCTGTAACCGAGAAGAGAAGTTGCATGCCCCACTCAACTGGGGGTTCTGACTGTGGGGGTGTCTCTGAATGGGTCTCCCTTGAGAAGTTGGGGACCAAGGATGTTGAGTTTTGGGAGctagtggggagggaggaaggatggcGTGTGGGTTACTCTGGCCCTTGTGGGTGAGCGGCTGAGGGTAAATGTGCTGATGCGTGTTGTGTGAAATGAACAAGATAATAACAGATCCTGCCTCAGATGTGGCCTGCTGGCCTGCTGTGTGCTTGAAACTGCTTCCTGAAGGGCCCCAGAGTGGGCAGGGATTCCATCTGGCTCACCACTGATGCTCAGGGCCCCGCCTCAGGAGGGGCACCTACAGGCCGATGACATGCTGAGGCAGCAGCTACAAAGGAAGGGCTCAAAGAAGCAGATGAACTTGACCTGGATCAGTCCCCAGTCACCCCCACTTCCTGGGACGAGGGGCCATGGTGGGAACAGGACTTAACTTCAGGCTGGAAGAGAGTCCTGTGCGGGACTCCCCGAAATAGATATgacccactttgcagatgagaggactgaggctcagagagtttgaACTGCCCAGGTCCTCAGAGCAAATTTACTGGGCACAGGCACATTTCGAATTCAGGCCCATTGGATGCCAGGGAGGGAGCATCCTCCTGTCACCTTTCAACATCTGTAACTTGGCTGACAATTTCACGAGTCCTTGGGGGCACAGAGCTACcaggcggtgggggtggggacagacaATAGACAAGCGAAAGAGATAGGAGCAACTGAGATTGCAGGGCGAGCTTGGGCACGGGAAAAGCAAACCAGGGTGAGGAAATAGAGAGCAAGAGTCAGGCAATGTGGGTGGTCAGGGTGGCCTGGAAGAGGTGACATCCACTCTGCAGCCTGAATGACATGCAGGAGAAGGGGTGGAGCCTCTAGGTGGCAGGAACAGCTAAGGAAAAGTCTGAGCATTCAAGGATCAGGGTGTAGCGAATGAGGGCATCACCGATTTATCAAAAAGGCCCAGAGATGGGAAGtatcttgctcaaggtcacagagcaagttAGTGCGGGGCTGGGGCTAGAAATCCAGGTCTGACTCCCAGCCAGGGAGCGCCCCATGTATTCCAGGCTGTTTACTGAGTATTTAGTCAGGGCTCTCCGCTGCCCCCCACTGGGCTCTCTCTTGCTTTCGGGCTCCTGCCGCACCAGCCACTTTGGGGATCCGATGTGCCCAGGGTACCCTCCTACCACAAGGCCTCTGCCTGTGCTGTTCTCTTCCCAGCCTTTGTGCTCCATCTTTTTGGTTAGTGTATCCTCAGTTATCCTTCCCGCTGTCCATGTTCTGGGTCCAGCAACTTGGCTGTTTTTTCAAAACTGGCTTGTCGGGACAGGGTGGGGGCTCACCAGGTGCATCATTTGCATTGTCAGCCACCTCCCTCACTAGCCCAGAGCCGCCGAGGATGGAGACCACATTTGCTTTGCTCTGCTCTGTCCCAGCACCCAACACAGGGCTTGGCACCCAGCAGGAGCTCAGtgaggagcagggcagggagcctGGCCTCGCCCTTTTCTGCACTGGCTCAGAAGGGGTGGGGGGGATTTCCTCGGGCTGGGCTGCTGGGAAGCTATGGGTGCGAGGGGGCAGACAGGAGAGCCAGGCACCCTCATGttccaggaggggaagggggttggCACTGCGGCAGCAGTGCGTCGTTGCCCATAGAGAGCGCAGAGGTGGGTCTGCGGAGGAAGAGCGGGGAAGCCCAGGGTGtttgctccccacccctcccccgccccctggccACCTCCCACTCCATGGATAAGTCCCCGAAGAGGTGTCCGGGGCTGGCTTTGAACTGGAGCTGCACCAACCCGGCAGGAAGCAGATCAGGGGGCCCTAGACTCTGGGGTGGGGGTCTTGGGAGTCCTTCCAGTGAAGACTTGTCACCTCCACACCGTCTCCTGATAAGACCACAGCTGCAGGTGCCCCCAGACTGCCATCTCCACCCTGGTCCCAGCTGCCAGGACTTCTGCCGGGAGCCCTGCGGGCACCTCAAGGCCAAACTCAGCCCCAAGTCCTCATCTTTCTGCTTCCTAGTTGCCCCCACTGCAGTCCCAGAACCCCAGTGCACCCCCTTCTTGTCTGccagcctctcctctccccatcGATCCTGTGATTTCTCTAACACCCCGTCTCCAGCAtgtgcctcctcctctctccaccacCAGCCTGGTCCTGGCTCCCTGAACATGTCTAAATCTCACTGTCATGCCTCCTGCTGCTCACAGACCTCCATGCCTCCTTCCTGTCCTAGTGCCTGTGGCGTCAATTCCAAACTCCTCATCGCAGCCAGCCAGGCCCCTGCTTTCAGACCCAGCTTTGCCAGCTCTCCTCTGCATTTGCTCTGTGCTCAGCTGGCCCCCAACACGTTCAGGCACCCTGACCTCCTGATCCCTGTGTTTCCCCCTCCAGGCTCCTCccgcctcccagccccctcctccttgacTCCCCATCCAGACTGAGCGGCGGGGCTTCCATAGGACTGTAGGTAGCTCACAGAGGGTCATTTCTGGAGTCTGCACCCGGAGTCACCTTGGATCGCCCCCGTCCCCTACAGCGACAACTGCCTTGAGATCGGGGTTCCCATGACCATCTGCTGTGACAGGTCGGGGGAGCAGGGGCTTTAATAAGGATTTTGTGCTACAGTATGAGTTGATCCCCAACTAGGAACATTTTCTCTGGGGCAGTGAGGCCCTAGGAACCTGCGAATGGCATACATTCCCTGCAGTGGCTCATAGGAAGGGACAAAGGGCCAAGGGCCACGGGCAAGATGGCACAGACTCAGGGAGATGCAGGGACctcatctgcttttctttttcaagtttttcaGGGTGACAGTCACAGCCCCTCAGTCAATGCATGTAACACACATGGATGGAAAGTTCCCTAGGACAGGGGTGTCTGGAGGGCAGGGAAACTGCAGGAAAAAGGCAGGGGTGGGGTCCCGGCATTTACTGTCTGTCTACAAAACAAGTTCACGGCtcgtgagtggcagagctggggcctcAGTGCCTTCACTGCCCACCAGTGCTGATGTGACTTGTTCCCACTCTCTCAAGGGATGGGGAAGTACTTGAGAGTTAAGCAAAATGAGTTCCAACCCCTGCCCCGCGGCCTGTGTGACCTTCGGGCTGCATCTCAGCACCCCCCTCTGCACAATAGACTGACTTAATTTGGCCCACCTCCCAGTCCGCCGGGGAGACTTCCCGGGAGACAGGACAGCGCGGGGCCTGTCGGCGCTGCTGTCCCAGAGCAGATGCACCAGCagatttctccttccttcctctccctcgtTTTCCCTTTTCCTAGttggttttctttcttcacaGCTCTTCTCTCTTTGTCCCTGTCCTCCactgcctctccccaccctccccaccaggccTGAGACCCCCAGTGCCCACGGAGTCCCTTTTCCACGCCGAGGAAAGGGTCACAGTCCACGGCCAGAGTGGGAGGCCCTGGGCTCGGTCAGCCtcactccctgcttcctggggcgTCCCCAAGGGCTGGGCTCCGCTGGCTCAGGGAGGGGCCAAGTTCTCTGAGGGAGGGGGTTGGGCAGGTGGGGCCAGGGAGCCGGTGGAGGAGGGCGGACCAGGGACCAGACAGGTCAGGTGGCTCCGGGGTTGCAAGGTGGGTACTGGTGGTGGCTTGGGGGCCCTTGTCCAGGGGGGTGGCTGCAGCCCTGTGACTCTTCTAAGGACAGGGACTAGGGGGCATGGCTCTGGTGCACACGGGCTGTGGCAGGTCTGAGTCAAAACACCTAAGGCCGACCCTGGCCGGTCATGTGGAGGGCTGCCCAGTCATCGCCTTATGCTGGCCTGGGTCACCCAAGCGGGCTGGGCGCGGCCCAGTCAGCCGTGAGTCAGGCCCCAGCAGCCTTGCCACGCAGCACAGGGCAGGGGTGCCGGGCACACAGacgcccccttccccacccccagcccctggttcTCCCCTTGGCCACCCCAAAGCCCCTGGCCCACCTGTGTCAGGTGCACTCTGGCCAGGAACCTGGATTACTCTGCCTCTGTTGCCCCCAGCCCTTCAGTGGGGGTAGGGGGGTGGAAGTGGGGGGAG encodes the following:
- the OSM gene encoding oncostatin-M — its product is MRPQLVQRTLLSLVLGLLFLSTAATGKCSGKYHELLQQLQNQADLMQDTSTLLDPYIHLQGLDQAGLKEHCKESPGAFPSEDALRGLSQRGFLRTLNATLGHVLHRLTALQQDLTVAREQGRNIRGFRSNIHCMSQLLRGSSEMETAEPTQPGPGATLPPTPVSDTFQHKLQGCRFLHGYHRFMHSARQVFKEWGDSRCRSRSRRHRPPRALQRGARRMRPFRRDERLMPRGQLPR